Genomic window (Lycium barbarum isolate Lr01 chromosome 2, ASM1917538v2, whole genome shotgun sequence):
CTTAGCCACATtttgttctcttatttttttttaaaacaatatttTATATTATGTGattcatagatatttgtgtagttACAAATTAtcttattaagggtaaaataaaaaatttaaagctAAATTATcaccaaaaataaaaagattaaTTAAAAGGGAAAGAAGAGTGTCAAAAGGTCcataggacccgtttggccatgagaatttttcacaaaacaaaacaaaaaatcaaTGTTTGGCCAAGAAAactccaaatacaacttgaaaaaCACATAAAaccctatttttattttttcactttcagtacattcaaacaaccaaatattctttgtaaaaactataaccaaacataaCTTCATCTCCAATTGCAGCTTCAAaatttcaaacaaaataaaaaatatttgatttttatgaCCAAACGCCTAGTAAAACTAAATAACAAAACaaggaaaagagagagagagtaacAACTTGGCTTAATTATTGAATTCACTGTACGTCTTTTAGAAATATTACAAACCAACCACCTTTCACTTTCTTGATTAAGAATAAAGCAAAACAAGCAAGCACTTGCCAAAAACCGGATGCGAAAATTCCAAGGAAACAAAACCTGGGGAATGGTCTTGGGGTTTTGCCACAGCCTAGCTTTGTTGAGATATGGAACTTTCTTATCAAGCAAATCACTTCCCAATCCCAAGTAGTTTATTCATTAATCCTAATAAAAATTTCTTTGTTCTTGATCATGTCAAGTATAAATACCCAACAAAGAGCAATGTTCTGCATCATCACAGCACATCAAGAAACACTAGTTCAATATTCAGACAAAACAAGTTAAGTTCTTCAGCACTGTACACTTCATCTCATAATTCAGTAATCAGTGAAGAAGGAAATCAAGAAAACATCATGTCAAACACTGCTGGACAAGTCATTCGTTGCAAAGGTACTTCATTTCCTCATCCGATTTCCTGTAAAAGATGTGCACTttttaagggtgtgttcggtacggTGAAACAtgaattttcaaaacatattttttaattttctcaaaTTTGGTGGGCCAAAtttcttttgaaaaatattttctttagaaaataaatTTAGAGAAATAACTTCAGACGTATAAAAAAACAAGTTCCACAAATTAAATGCATTTCACATTGATTATAAACTCTCTATGCTCCAACTACGTAGCCCCCATCCCTACCACCCTACTCCCACCTCTCATAGTATTTATCaaaattatatataaatgctTTTTAAatagtataaaatattttttgctTACCGAAAGAACTTAAAAAAGTAAGtaaaaaattcacttatttttaacgttttccaaaaaaaaaaaaaaaaaattccttgaaAACAAATTTTCCTTCTTACTGAACACACCCTAAATTGTATCTATACATGGTGAAGTTAACTTATACTCTCTCCGGTCCAAAATACTTGAGAATTTTGTCTCTGAAAGTTAattcaaaataattgaggttttagtTTATCAAGAAGATAATTTAttcttttttcaaatttaccGTCGACACATTCTTAATTGAATGAACAAATTTAATGCTCGTTATTGTTTCAAAGCCCCTCTTAATTAAGAGTAGTTTAGTCAATACACCTCTAAATTTTTAGGAGTAAGTGAATTTCTTAATCCATGTGATCAAGTCTAAagcctcaattattttggaccggagGGAGCATTGTTTAAGATTATTTATGCACAAACAGTTTTAGGAGCAATTTTCTTGTCTTTTTTATTTGGTAGCCAATTATGCAAATGGGAATTTTGAGGTAATGAAAATTTGCTCTCTTTGTAGCTGCTGTGGCATGGGAGGCAGGGAAGCCATTGGTGATTGAGGAAGTGGAAGTGGCACCTCCTCAGAAAATGGAAGTTCGTCTCAAAATCCTCTACACTTCTCTCTGTCACACTGATATATACTTTTGGGAAGCCAAggtagccaaaatatacaaaacatatgagTATACTGATTATGCatattatatgtatacaacatgtatattatatatatttttatacttaaACATACAAAACCTATACCTTTGCTGGCTATTTTGTAAATTAGACTACCGGAAGGCATTGGACTGTGATTATCTCAATTATTTTAAAAATTCTGAATCTTTCATCTATTGCAGGGCCAAAATTCAGTCTTTCCTCGTATTCTTGGACATGAGGCAGCAGGGTATATTATTAgcactttctttttttttcaagaacCAAAAGGGTGTTGATATAACTGTGCTTTCGATTgattattttcattattattgGTGTTTTAGGATTGTGGAGAGTGTAGGAGAGGGAGTGACAGAACTTGCACCAGGGGACCATGTACTTCCAGTGTTCACTGGTGAATGCAAAAACTGTGCACACTGCAAATCAGAGGAGAGTAATATGTGTAGCCTATTGAGGATTAATACAGACAGGGGAGTGATGATTCATGATGAGAAATCAAGATTCTCTATCAATGGAAAGCCGATTTACCATTTTGTAGGGACATCCACTTTTAGTGAATACACTGTGGTTCATGTTGGTTGTGTTGCCAAAATCAACCCTCTTGCTCCTCTTGACAAAGTCTGTGTCCTAAGTTGTGGAATTTCAACTGGTAAAccaaagttctttttttttttctcaatcttGATTAGTAGATTCTATAGAGGATCTATTCATATGTTAACTAGTCAAATTCTGTATGCTTATAGGCCTTGGTGCAACTCTGAATGTTGCCAAACCAACAAAGGGCTCAAGTGTGGCTGTGTTTGGACTGGGGGCTGTAGGCCTTGCTGTGAGTCTTCCTATTGCTAATCCTCCAATCTTTTCAAATATGTTTTCTCCAAAGGAAGTGTTGAAAGTGGCTAAATTGGTTGCAATTCCCATTTTAATAGGCTGCAGAAGGAGCAAGGATTGCAGGGGCTTCAAGAATTATCGGTATTGATTTGAATGCCAGCCGATTTGAGCTAGGTAAGATTATCCAAATTTTTGTCCCTTGCTTGAACACTTaaagtcaatcatttgaatattCAAATGTCTAGCTGTTGACCTCTTTTTATATATTCTTCTTTGTAGCTTGCTACACTGCATTTAGTATTGATCCTTTTTCCTGTATGCTTGTATTTCTTCAGCAAAGAAATTTGGTGTGACAGAATTTGTGAACCCAAAGGACTATAGCAAACCAGTTCAAGAGGTACTCATATATGCTTCTGTCTCCTAATGTGTCAGTTTATATTAGCAAAAACATTAGTGGAAAGTCTATTATCCATTTCCTGGATTTAAATTTCTGGAATGTTTGATAGGTAATTGCTGAGATGACTGATGGCGGAGTCGATAGAAGTGTGGAGTGTACAGGCCACATTGATGCTATGATTTCCGCATTTGAATGTGTTCATGATGTATGCTTTCTTCCactactataaaaaaaaaaaactctcatgTTTAACTCATAACCTTCTGTCAAATGCATTTTTTGTTCATAAAAAAGAAACTAATAAAGACAGTACTGAATGACAGGGCTGGGGAGTGGCTGTACTTGTGGGAGTACCCCATAAAGAAGCTGTTTTCAAGACACATCCTATGAACCTATTGAATGAAAGGACTCTAAAGGGAACATTCTTTGGAAACTACAAGCCGCGATCGGATCTTCCTTCTGTAGTAGAGAAATACATGAATAAAGAACTAGAATTGGAGAAGTTCATAACTCATCAACTCCCATTTTCTGAAATCAACAAGGCTTTTGATCTCATGCTCAAAGGAGAAGGCCTTCGTTGCATAATCCACATGGACCACTAAACTAAGTATTTCCACATCAAATATGGCATGGAGCTGCTCTAATGACTTCATCTGTTACATTCCTATGCAAAGTTAATAAATAACTCTTTATGTTTTCTTTTTGAGAAGTCCTTGTAATTTTTCTCATCTGGTACAAATGGTCATTTCATGGTTATATTAAGCACTGTCTTCCTTGGTTAATTATCCGTCAATTTTTGGGTTTCTGATTCCTAATCCTTAGCCTTAAGAAAGTATATCAAAAACCTTCTCAGCAATGTGAAGTAAAGTGAAAAATTCCTTCCAAAGTAGAGAAAGGCTCATAATTGTTCCGTGCGTGTATCTATTAACCTCCTCGACCCTCGTCACCGTCATCTCCACCACCTCTGTGTTTCTTTGATTTTCTGCATCAACATGGACTGGATATTAATTAAGTATAGTAAGTATAACTCCATTGTGCAGTAGGTATCACCATGGATACATTATGTATTAGCATAAATCCTCCATAAAGTACTAACCAACCAATATAATAATGTATCAGCATGCAATTAAACATCAGGAATCATGGAATATGAACAACGTAACTATAAGATTTCATGGAGTAAGTCGTATATATGTCACCTCTAACAACATTCCACATCA
Coding sequences:
- the LOC132627252 gene encoding alcohol dehydrogenase 1-like; translation: MELSYQANHFPIPSSLFINPNKNFFVLDHVKYKYPTKSNVLHHHSTSRNTSSIFRQNKLSSSALYTSSHNSVISEEGNQENIMSNTAGQVIRCKAAVAWEAGKPLVIEEVEVAPPQKMEVRLKILYTSLCHTDIYFWEAKGQNSVFPRILGHEAAGIVESVGEGVTELAPGDHVLPVFTGECKNCAHCKSEESNMCSLLRINTDRGVMIHDEKSRFSINGKPIYHFVGTSTFSEYTVVHVGCVAKINPLAPLDKVCVLSCGISTGLGATLNVAKPTKGSSVAVFGLGAVGLAAAEGARIAGASRIIGIDLNASRFELAKKFGVTEFVNPKDYSKPVQEVIAEMTDGGVDRSVECTGHIDAMISAFECVHDGWGVAVLVGVPHKEAVFKTHPMNLLNERTLKGTFFGNYKPRSDLPSVVEKYMNKELELEKFITHQLPFSEINKAFDLMLKGEGLRCIIHMDH